One Fusobacterium nucleatum genomic window carries:
- a CDS encoding glycerol-3-phosphate responsive antiterminator codes for MGIKSILERNPVIPAIKDNITLEKALNSNSELVFIIVSNIINIKDYTDKLKKLNRKVYIHVDMIDGLNSTNNGIDYIVNTVKPDGILTTKSNVVAHAYKNNINVIQRFFILDSLSYEKALLNIKENKVVAVEIMPGLMPKIIKKLSQETHIPIITGGLIKEKEDVINAINAGALSVSTTEVKLWED; via the coding sequence ATGGGAATAAAAAGTATTTTAGAAAGAAATCCTGTTATACCTGCTATAAAAGACAATATAACTCTTGAAAAAGCTTTAAATTCAAATAGTGAGTTAGTTTTTATTATTGTATCTAATATAATAAATATAAAAGACTATACTGATAAGTTAAAAAAATTAAATAGAAAAGTATATATTCATGTTGATATGATAGATGGTTTAAATAGTACTAATAATGGTATAGATTATATAGTTAATACTGTTAAACCTGATGGAATTCTAACAACAAAATCTAATGTTGTTGCACATGCTTATAAAAATAATATAAATGTAATTCAGAGATTTTTTATACTTGATAGTTTATCTTATGAAAAAGCACTTTTAAATATTAAAGAAAATAAAGTTGTTGCAGTTGAAATTATGCCGGGACTTATGCCTAAGATTATTAAAAAACTTTCTCAAGAAACACATATACCGATAATTACTGGTGGTCTAATAAAAGAGAAAGAAGATGTAATAAATGCTATAAATGCTGGAGCATTGTCAGTTTCAACCACAGAAGTAAAATTATGGGAAGATTAA
- the corA gene encoding magnesium/cobalt transporter CorA, with amino-acid sequence MSNSNRKLGLLPGSVVYTGENPNYNITVTVIYYSKTFHKRVVFSADDKIDIDLEFDGNIWINIDGINDVGLIKRIGKIFNIDSLSLEDIANPEQRVKIDDRDSYIHIILKMLQMELLTKDVQYEQMSLIIKDNILITFQETPYDLFESIRSRLENPRTKLASKDVSYLAYILIDTIVDNYLLILDEVETEIDDIENKLVESADREDLENILTLKQNIAILKKFISPIRELISKLQARSMLNYFHEDMKYYLGDLNDHGIIVFDTVDMLNNRATELIQLYHSMISNTMNEVMKILAIISTIFMPLSFIVGLYGMNFENMPELKWHYGYFLTLGLMAGLVILMIIYFKKKKWF; translated from the coding sequence TTGTCAAATTCAAATAGAAAATTAGGTTTACTACCAGGAAGTGTTGTGTATACTGGAGAAAATCCTAATTACAATATAACTGTTACTGTAATTTATTATTCAAAAACTTTCCATAAGAGAGTTGTTTTTTCAGCTGATGATAAAATAGATATAGACTTAGAATTTGACGGAAATATCTGGATTAATATAGATGGTATTAATGATGTAGGTCTTATAAAAAGAATAGGTAAAATATTTAATATAGACTCTTTATCTTTGGAAGATATAGCTAACCCTGAACAAAGAGTAAAAATAGATGATAGAGACTCATATATTCATATAATATTGAAGATGTTACAAATGGAGCTACTTACAAAAGATGTTCAATATGAACAAATGTCTTTAATAATAAAAGACAATATCCTAATTACCTTTCAAGAAACACCTTATGATTTGTTTGAATCTATTAGGAGTAGATTAGAGAATCCTAGAACAAAATTAGCTTCAAAAGATGTTAGTTACTTAGCATATATCTTAATAGATACAATAGTTGATAACTATTTATTAATCTTAGATGAAGTTGAAACTGAAATAGATGACATTGAAAATAAGCTAGTTGAAAGTGCTGATAGAGAAGATTTAGAAAATATTTTAACTTTAAAACAAAATATAGCTATTTTGAAAAAATTTATTTCTCCAATTAGAGAACTAATTTCAAAACTACAAGCAAGAAGCATGTTAAATTACTTCCATGAAGATATGAAATATTATCTAGGTGACTTAAATGACCATGGAATTATAGTTTTTGATACTGTTGATATGCTAAACAATAGAGCAACTGAACTTATTCAGTTATATCATTCAATGATAAGTAATACAATGAATGAAGTTATGAAAATCTTAGCTATTATTTCAACTATATTTATGCCTTTAAGTTTTATTGTTGGACTTTATGGAATGAATTTTGAAAATATGCCTGAACTTAAATGGCACTATGGCTACTTTCTAACTTTAGGTTTAATGGCAGGACTTGTCATTCTAATGATTATTTACTTTAAAAAGAAAAAATGGTTTTAG
- a CDS encoding sigma-54 dependent transcriptional regulator has protein sequence MLLLGFHLDNDLKLEFENNFENDLVFVENIMSFMEAIKNRKYEAIVIDERNSKEDALINLILKVIEIQKRAVIIILGETSNWRIIAGSIKAGAYDYILKPELPRTIVKIVEKSVKDYKGLVEKVDKTKSTGEKLIGRSKLMIDLYKVIGKVANNSAPVLVTGERGTGKTSVAKAIHQFSNVHDKPLISINCNSYRANLLERKLFGYEKGSFEGAAFSQYGELEKAEGGILHLANIESLSLDMQSKILFLLEENKFLRLGGMEPINAFVRIIASTSVNLEELIEKGLFIDELYRKLKVLEIDIPTLKERKEDIPFIIDHYIAECNQEMNKNIKGVTKIALKKIMRYDWPGNVNELKNAIKYAVAMCRGSSILIEDLPPNVVGEKILNGKEESKAVSIENLVKNEINQLRSKNKKRDYCFEIISKIEKEIIKQVLEITNGKKVETAEILGITRNTLRTKMNYYDLE, from the coding sequence GATAATGATTTAAAATTGGAGTTTGAAAATAATTTTGAAAATGATTTAGTATTTGTAGAAAATATAATGTCTTTTATGGAAGCGATAAAAAATAGAAAATATGAGGCAATAGTTATAGATGAAAGAAATTCAAAAGAAGATGCACTTATCAATTTAATTTTAAAAGTTATAGAGATTCAAAAGAGAGCAGTTATAATTATTTTAGGTGAAACTTCAAATTGGAGAATTATTGCAGGAAGTATAAAAGCTGGAGCTTATGACTATATATTAAAACCAGAATTACCTAGAACTATTGTAAAAATAGTAGAAAAATCGGTAAAAGACTATAAAGGACTTGTAGAAAAAGTTGATAAAACTAAAAGTACAGGTGAAAAATTAATAGGTAGAAGTAAACTTATGATAGACCTCTATAAAGTTATAGGAAAAGTTGCAAATAACTCTGCACCTGTTTTAGTAACAGGAGAAAGAGGGACAGGGAAAACAAGTGTTGCAAAGGCAATACATCAATTTAGTAATGTACATGACAAACCTCTTATAAGTATAAATTGTAATTCATATAGAGCAAATTTATTGGAAAGAAAATTATTTGGTTATGAAAAAGGTTCTTTTGAAGGAGCTGCATTTAGCCAATATGGTGAATTAGAAAAGGCAGAAGGAGGAATACTTCATCTAGCAAATATAGAATCTTTAAGTCTTGATATGCAGTCTAAAATTTTATTTTTATTAGAAGAAAATAAATTTTTAAGATTAGGAGGAATGGAGCCAATAAATGCTTTTGTAAGAATAATAGCCTCTACAAGTGTGAACTTAGAAGAACTTATTGAAAAGGGTTTATTTATAGATGAACTTTATAGAAAATTAAAAGTTTTAGAAATAGATATTCCCACTTTAAAAGAGAGAAAAGAAGATATACCTTTTATAATAGATCACTATATAGCAGAATGTAATCAAGAAATGAATAAAAATATAAAAGGTGTGACTAAAATAGCATTAAAAAAGATAATGAGATATGATTGGCCAGGCAATGTAAATGAGTTAAAAAATGCTATAAAATATGCAGTTGCAATGTGTAGAGGTTCTAGTATCTTAATAGAAGATTTACCTCCTAATGTTGTTGGAGAAAAGATTTTAAATGGAAAAGAAGAATCTAAGGCTGTATCTATCGAAAATCTTGTTAAAAATGAAATAAATCAATTGAGAAGCAAAAATAAGAAAAGAGACTATTGTTTTGAAATAATATCAAAGATTGAAAAAGAAATTATTAAACAAGTGCTTGAAATTACTAATGGTAAGAAAGTAGAAACAGCTGAAATTTTAGGTATTACAAGAAATACTTTAAGAACAAAAATGAATTATTATGATTTGGAGTAA
- a CDS encoding U32 family peptidase has translation MKKVELLAPAGNMEKFKMALHYGADAVFMGGKMFNLRAGSNNFSDEELEEAVAYAHEREKRVYITLNIIPHNDELEALPEYVKFLEKVGVDGVIVADLGVFQVVKENSNLNISISTQASNTNWRSVKMWKDMGAKRVVLAREISLENIKEIREKVPDIELEVFVHGAMCMAISGRCLLSNYMTGRDANRGDCAQACRWKYSLVEETRPGETMPVYEDEHGTYIFNSKDLCTIEMIDKILDAGVDSLKIEGRMKGIYYVSNCVKVYKDALNSYYSGNYEYNPEWRNELESISNRSYTEGFYHGKAGVESLNYNNRNSYSQTHKLVAKIEKKLSDNEYLVAIRNKLFVGQEVQIVSPEIKVRDFIMPEMILLDKMGRETESVESANPNSFVKIKTDIPMNELDMLRIVL, from the coding sequence TTGAAAAAGGTAGAATTACTAGCACCTGCTGGGAATATGGAAAAATTTAAGATGGCATTACATTATGGAGCAGATGCTGTATTTATGGGTGGAAAGATGTTTAATTTAAGAGCTGGAAGCAATAATTTTTCTGATGAAGAATTAGAAGAAGCAGTAGCTTATGCTCATGAAAGAGAAAAAAGAGTTTACATAACTTTAAATATAATTCCACATAATGATGAATTAGAAGCTTTACCTGAATATGTAAAGTTTTTAGAAAAAGTAGGAGTAGATGGAGTTATTGTTGCTGACTTAGGAGTATTTCAAGTTGTAAAAGAAAACTCTAATTTGAATATCAGTATAAGTACACAGGCAAGTAATACAAACTGGCGTTCAGTTAAGATGTGGAAAGATATGGGAGCAAAAAGAGTTGTTCTTGCAAGAGAAATTTCTTTGGAAAATATAAAAGAGATTAGAGAAAAAGTTCCTGATATAGAATTAGAAGTTTTTGTACATGGAGCTATGTGTATGGCAATTTCTGGAAGATGTCTATTAAGTAACTATATGACAGGTAGAGATGCAAACAGAGGAGATTGTGCTCAAGCTTGTAGATGGAAATATTCATTAGTAGAAGAAACAAGACCTGGTGAAACTATGCCAGTATATGAAGATGAACATGGAACATATATTTTTAACTCAAAAGATTTATGCACTATTGAGATGATAGATAAAATCTTAGATGCAGGAGTAGATTCACTTAAAATTGAAGGTAGAATGAAAGGGATTTATTATGTATCTAACTGTGTAAAAGTATATAAGGATGCTTTAAATTCTTATTACAGTGGAAATTATGAATATAATCCTGAATGGAGAAATGAACTTGAATCTATTTCAAATAGGTCATATACAGAAGGTTTCTACCATGGGAAAGCAGGAGTGGAATCTTTAAATTATAACAATAGAAACTCTTATAGTCAAACACATAAATTAGTTGCTAAAATAGAGAAAAAATTAAGTGATAATGAATATCTAGTAGCAATTAGAAATAAATTATTTGTTGGGCAAGAAGTTCAAATTGTTAGTCCAGAAATAAAAGTTAGAGATTTCATAATGCCTGAAATGATACTACTTGATAAAATGGGTAGAGAAACTGAAAGTGTTGAATCAGCAAATCCAAATTCATTTGTAAAAATAAAAACAGATATACCTATGAATGAACTTGATATGCTAAGAATAGTGTTGTAA
- a CDS encoding DUF2262 domain-containing protein — protein sequence MQEQEFPLIQENQLVDEIEKEREIIALINSKGTFTSEITSENKSLLVANAELIAYIDCTTNELHKNKAKIEWLVTVEDSKKNFIYNIEKYHIYRLKVKEADSNNFLLIDVLERDLENELLKETLKECEKKAAIVIEEPDLGKFILDKNLKAFLSKMDWLNPKRQIDVSLNIGETTRIKILEKVGAFFNTLEKLFVNKKEWDKKLKVYAAENLVDLANELRKNLKGIFKFIKIWKWRFIGKIELISLAINPNGEFVATFDDKKLFVGHKIVINGNINGEILNSVVVENFNIEDYKKVEVPSVIPENISTSDDSNISNNKNKE from the coding sequence ATGCAAGAACAAGAATTTCCATTGATTCAAGAAAATCAATTAGTAGATGAAATTGAAAAAGAAAGAGAGATAATAGCACTTATAAATTCAAAAGGAACTTTTACTTCAGAAATAACTTCTGAAAATAAAAGTTTGTTAGTTGCAAATGCAGAACTTATAGCATATATTGATTGTACAACTAATGAATTACATAAAAATAAAGCTAAAATAGAATGGTTAGTTACAGTAGAAGATAGTAAGAAAAATTTTATTTATAATATAGAAAAATATCATATTTATCGTTTAAAAGTTAAAGAAGCAGATTCTAATAATTTTTTACTTATAGATGTTTTAGAAAGAGATCTTGAGAATGAATTGTTAAAAGAAACGTTAAAAGAATGTGAAAAAAAAGCTGCTATTGTAATTGAAGAACCAGATTTGGGAAAATTTATTTTAGATAAAAATTTAAAAGCCTTTTTATCTAAAATGGATTGGTTAAATCCTAAAAGACAAATAGATGTTTCTTTAAATATTGGAGAAACTACTCGTATTAAAATATTAGAAAAAGTAGGAGCATTTTTTAACACACTTGAAAAATTATTTGTTAATAAAAAAGAATGGGATAAGAAATTAAAAGTTTATGCTGCTGAAAATCTAGTTGATTTAGCTAATGAATTAAGAAAAAATCTAAAGGGAATATTTAAATTTATAAAAATATGGAAATGGCGTTTTATTGGAAAAATTGAGCTTATTAGTTTGGCTATTAACCCTAATGGAGAGTTTGTAGCTACTTTTGATGATAAAAAGTTATTTGTAGGACATAAGATTGTGATAAATGGAAATATTAATGGAGAAATTTTAAATTCTGTTGTAGTTGAAAATTTTAATATTGAAGATTATAAAAAGGTTGAAGTTCCTTCGGTTATTCCTGAAAATATTTCTACTAGTGATGATAGTAATATAAGTAATAATAAAAATAAAGAATAA
- the dnaX gene encoding DNA polymerase III subunit gamma/tau, with translation MHITLYRKYRPSSFSEVSGENEIVKSLKLSLKNKSMAHAYLFSGPRGVGKTTIARLIAKGVNCLNLKETGEPCNECKNCKAINEGRFSDLIEIDAASNRSIDEIRSLKEKINYQPVEGLKKVYIIDEAHMLTKEAFNALLKTLEEPPAHVMFILATTELEKILPTIISRCQRYDFKPLDLDEMKSGLAHILKEENLSMTDDVYPVIYENSSGSMRDSISILERLIVTANGKEIDLKIAEDTLGITPSSRIKIFLNKLLNENEYDIINELENLANESFDIELFFKDLAKYCKNAIVKKEIDVDKGLKIISTIYDVIGKFKFEDDKKLVGYVIVAEILSNTKQTVVKVVTTAQTNVNPPTSSTEEKPKDKEKVNIKLTISDVKNNWNSILAEANNKRFSYKAFLMGANPVRIEDNNLYINYDKKYSFAKDLMETPEYSQEFTKIVKGFFNEDDLEIKYEVVGQKKEEENKNSEFFQKIENYFKGEN, from the coding sequence ATGCATATTACACTTTATAGAAAATATAGACCAAGCAGTTTTTCAGAAGTATCTGGTGAAAATGAAATAGTAAAAAGTTTAAAGTTATCTTTAAAAAATAAATCTATGGCACATGCCTACCTTTTTTCAGGACCAAGAGGTGTAGGAAAAACAACTATTGCTAGACTTATTGCAAAGGGAGTAAACTGTCTTAATTTAAAAGAAACTGGTGAACCTTGTAATGAGTGCAAAAATTGTAAGGCAATAAATGAAGGAAGATTTTCTGATTTAATAGAAATAGATGCTGCCTCTAATAGAAGTATTGATGAAATTAGAAGTTTAAAGGAAAAAATTAACTATCAACCAGTTGAAGGTTTAAAAAAAGTATATATAATAGATGAAGCACATATGCTTACCAAGGAAGCTTTTAATGCCCTTTTAAAAACTTTGGAAGAGCCGCCTGCACATGTTATGTTTATACTTGCAACAACAGAATTAGAAAAAATCTTACCAACTATAATTTCTCGTTGTCAAAGATATGATTTTAAACCACTTGATTTAGATGAAATGAAGTCAGGGCTAGCACATATCTTAAAAGAAGAAAATTTATCTATGACTGATGATGTCTATCCAGTTATCTATGAAAATTCTTCTGGAAGTATGAGAGATTCAATTTCTATTTTAGAAAGACTTATAGTTACTGCAAATGGTAAAGAAATAGATTTAAAGATAGCAGAAGATACTTTAGGGATAACACCAAGTTCAAGAATAAAAATATTTTTAAATAAGCTATTAAATGAAAATGAATATGATATAATAAATGAGCTTGAAAATTTAGCAAATGAATCTTTTGATATAGAATTATTTTTTAAAGACCTAGCAAAATATTGCAAAAATGCTATTGTAAAAAAAGAAATAGATGTAGACAAAGGTTTAAAAATAATTTCAACAATATATGATGTAATAGGAAAATTTAAATTTGAAGATGATAAAAAACTTGTAGGCTATGTAATAGTTGCAGAAATTTTATCAAATACAAAACAAACAGTTGTAAAAGTTGTAACTACAGCTCAAACAAATGTAAATCCTCCTACTTCATCAACAGAAGAAAAGCCAAAAGATAAAGAAAAAGTAAATATAAAATTAACAATTTCAGATGTAAAAAATAATTGGAATTCTATTCTTGCAGAAGCAAATAATAAAAGATTTTCATATAAGGCTTTTTTAATGGGAGCTAATCCTGTAAGAATAGAAGATAATAATCTTTATATAAATTATGATAAAAAATATTCATTTGCAAAGGATTTAATGGAAACTCCTGAATATAGCCAAGAGTTTACTAAAATTGTAAAAGGTTTCTTTAATGAAGATGATTTAGAAATTAAGTATGAAGTTGTAGGACAAAAAAAGGAAGAAGAAAATAAAAACTCTGAATTTTTCCAAAAAATAGAGAATTATTTTAAAGGAGAAAATTAG
- a CDS encoding FxLYD domain-containing protein, which translates to MKKIIVMVSLSLSLVACGVVSATGSVVGGTVKAVGSVTGAVIKTTGKIIGSVIGGSDSEVKVKDTKYKFSGVELEIDQYSAVVTGKLSHNGSTKKNLRLSIPCFDKDGNRVGDAIATIDELEKGKKWEFRAVLNESNVASCKIKDAYITVE; encoded by the coding sequence ATGAAAAAAATTATTGTTATGGTAAGTTTAAGTTTATCTCTTGTTGCTTGCGGGGTTGTGAGTGCAACTGGAAGTGTTGTTGGAGGTACAGTAAAAGCTGTTGGCTCAGTTACAGGTGCTGTTATAAAGACAACTGGTAAAATAATTGGAAGTGTAATTGGTGGAAGTGATAGTGAAGTTAAAGTTAAAGATACAAAATATAAATTTTCTGGTGTAGAATTAGAAATTGATCAATATTCTGCTGTTGTAACTGGAAAATTATCTCATAATGGAAGCACAAAGAAAAATCTTCGTCTTTCTATTCCTTGTTTTGATAAAGATGGAAATAGAGTTGGAGATGCTATTGCTACTATTGATGAACTTGAAAAAGGTAAAAAATGGGAATTTAGAGCTGTTCTAAATGAATCTAATGTTGCTTCTTGCAAAATTAAAGATGCTTATATCACTGTAGAATAA
- a CDS encoding ATP-binding protein — translation MFLKKEESYVKLDEKGEIIEINIENSNILKVNYGKIKEKNNAIYIESPLILDYIEEICQNFQNFISITDKNYRAKILKKALENEKKIDILDAVLGKEELYKDLLERIHKIILGEFEYNKSNKDFIYRKQGYTFDKKNVATGIKSFGIIEILLKNKQLDGNTILIIDEPEVHLHPKWQIKYAEILILISKELGVKILLNSHSPYLIRAMEVYRKNYDYEENIKFYTLTDCTEGKSKKIVDVTNNLNQIFDKLIEPYEILREVDKRYSDDE, via the coding sequence GTGTTTTTAAAAAAAGAGGAATCTTATGTAAAATTAGATGAAAAGGGTGAAATAATAGAAATTAATATAGAAAATAGTAATATTTTAAAAGTAAATTATGGAAAGATAAAAGAAAAAAATAATGCTATTTATATTGAGTCACCACTTATTTTAGATTATATAGAAGAAATTTGTCAAAATTTTCAGAATTTTATTAGTATAACAGATAAGAATTACAGAGCGAAGATTTTAAAAAAAGCACTGGAAAATGAAAAAAAGATAGATATTTTAGATGCTGTTTTAGGAAAAGAAGAGTTATATAAAGATTTATTAGAAAGAATTCATAAAATAATTTTAGGAGAATTTGAATACAATAAAAGTAATAAAGATTTTATTTATAGAAAACAGGGCTATACTTTTGATAAAAAAAATGTAGCAACAGGAATAAAATCTTTTGGTATAATAGAAATTCTTTTAAAGAATAAACAATTAGATGGAAATACTATTTTAATCATTGATGAGCCTGAAGTTCACTTACACCCTAAATGGCAAATAAAATATGCTGAAATTTTAATACTTATTTCAAAAGAATTAGGAGTAAAAATATTGTTAAATTCTCATAGCCCTTATCTTATAAGAGCAATGGAAGTTTATAGAAAAAACTATGATTATGAAGAAAATATAAAATTTTATACATTAACAGATTGTACTGAAGGAAAATCTAAAAAAATAGTTGATGTAACAAATAATCTAAATCAAATTTTTGATAAATTGATTGAACCTTACGAAATATTAAGAGAAGTTGACAAAAGATATAGTGATGATGAATGA
- the dnaB gene encoding replicative DNA helicase, which yields MDFESLKKIPHSLEAERALIGGIFYNQDLFDEIRDIVNAEDFYKVEHSSIYSAIEKVYSENKGIDGILIEEEIKKSNSKNKEEILEILSDILDEITSSYNLLEYANLIKEKAMLRRLGNVGAEITQLAYNDVRVAEEIIDEAEAKVLNLSKNILKNSIVDMKTAGVAEIMRMERVSENRGKTLGIPTGFIDLDRMTSGLNNSDLIILAARPAMGKTAFALNLALNAGKEKKNVLVFSLEMPVQQLYQRLLSIESGISQNKLKNAYLEEQDWEKLTIATGILSNSNIFVADLPHTNVLEIRSYARKMKSQNQLDLIIIDYLQLINGSGRGGSEFNRQQEISDISRALKGLARELDVPVIALSQLSRAVESRVDKRPMLSDLRESGAIEQDADIVAFLYREEYYIPETENKGITELIIGKHRNGATGIVKLNFLSEFTKFTNYTDEVK from the coding sequence ATGGACTTTGAAAGTTTAAAAAAAATTCCCCATAGTTTGGAAGCAGAGAGGGCATTGATAGGAGGAATCTTCTATAATCAAGATTTATTTGATGAAATTAGAGATATTGTTAATGCAGAAGATTTCTATAAAGTAGAACATTCCTCTATTTATAGTGCAATAGAAAAAGTTTATTCTGAAAATAAAGGGATAGATGGAATTTTAATAGAGGAAGAAATAAAAAAAAGTAATTCAAAAAATAAAGAAGAAATACTAGAAATATTAAGTGATATTTTGGATGAAATTACAAGTTCATACAATCTTTTAGAATATGCAAATCTAATTAAAGAAAAAGCTATGTTAAGAAGACTAGGGAATGTAGGAGCAGAAATAACTCAACTTGCCTATAATGATGTCAGAGTAGCAGAAGAAATTATAGATGAAGCAGAAGCAAAAGTTTTAAATTTATCAAAAAATATTTTAAAAAATAGTATAGTTGATATGAAAACTGCTGGTGTTGCAGAAATAATGAGAATGGAAAGAGTCAGTGAAAATAGAGGAAAGACTTTGGGAATACCAACAGGCTTCATTGACTTAGACAGAATGACAAGTGGACTTAATAATTCAGATTTAATAATTTTAGCAGCAAGACCAGCTATGGGAAAAACTGCTTTTGCCTTAAATTTAGCTTTAAATGCAGGAAAAGAAAAAAAGAATGTATTGGTATTCAGTCTCGAAATGCCAGTTCAACAATTATATCAAAGACTTTTATCAATTGAATCAGGTATTTCACAAAATAAATTAAAGAATGCCTATCTTGAAGAACAAGATTGGGAAAAATTGACAATAGCAACAGGAATTTTATCTAATTCTAATATATTTGTTGCCGATTTACCTCATACAAATGTTTTGGAAATTAGATCTTATGCTAGAAAAATGAAAAGCCAAAACCAATTAGATTTAATTATAATAGACTATTTACAATTAATAAATGGTTCTGGTAGAGGTGGTTCTGAATTCAATAGACAACAAGAAATTTCAGATATATCAAGAGCATTGAAAGGACTTGCCAGAGAATTAGATGTACCAGTTATCGCACTTTCACAATTATCAAGAGCAGTTGAAAGTAGAGTAGATAAAAGACCTATGCTTTCAGATTTAAGAGAATCTGGAGCAATAGAACAAGATGCTGATATAGTTGCTTTTCTTTATAGAGAAGAGTACTATATACCAGAAACAGAAAATAAAGGAATTACAGAATTAATTATAGGAAAACACAGAAATGGGGCTACTGGAATAGTAAAGCTTAATTTCTTAAGTGAATTTACAAAGTTTACAAATTATACAGATGAAGTAAAATAA
- the rplI gene encoding 50S ribosomal protein L9 codes for MAKIQVILLEDVAGQGRKGEIVTVSDGYAHNFLLKGKKGVLATPEELQKIENRKKKEAKKQEEERNKSLELKKLLESKVLNIPVKAGENGKLFGAITSKEIASQIKDELGLDIDKKKIEANIKNLGPDEIHIKLFTDVKAVMKVNVIAK; via the coding sequence ATGGCAAAAATACAAGTAATACTTTTAGAGGATGTTGCAGGACAAGGAAGAAAAGGGGAGATAGTAACAGTATCTGATGGTTATGCACATAATTTTCTTTTAAAAGGGAAAAAAGGAGTTTTAGCTACTCCTGAGGAATTACAAAAAATAGAAAATAGAAAGAAAAAAGAAGCTAAAAAACAAGAAGAAGAAAGAAATAAATCTTTGGAATTAAAAAAATTATTAGAAAGTAAAGTTTTAAATATTCCAGTTAAAGCAGGAGAAAATGGGAAATTATTTGGAGCTATTACAAGTAAAGAAATAGCAAGTCAAATAAAAGATGAATTAGGTTTAGATATAGATAAGAAAAAAATTGAAGCAAACATTAAAAATCTAGGACCTGATGAAATTCATATAAAATTATTCACTGATGTTAAAGCAGTTATGAAAGTAAATGTAATAGCTAAATAG